From the genome of Bacteroidales bacterium, one region includes:
- a CDS encoding aminotransferase class IV, with amino-acid sequence MNRSDYSYFNGDLVPYGDLNLHISDLLFQRGYGVFDFFRCRNGSIPWLEDYVKRLFSSLEYSAIELDLDQEQFISLIHELQQKNRLINSAFKVIITGGYSESLESVTGRANIMVLNIPWNKPPDETFENGVQLIREEFVRPNPELKSLYYLNTLKLQKKMREYKAVDVLFHTDRISEASRANLFFIKSGRIYTPASNILKGITRKQILSLFPEIRVEDIEARFLYDFDELFLTSTSRDVTPVVSVEGQKIGKGTPGPLTREIQAAFRAEGW; translated from the coding sequence ATGAACCGATCCGACTACTCCTATTTCAACGGTGACCTGGTACCCTACGGGGATCTGAATCTGCATATAAGCGATTTGCTATTTCAAAGGGGATATGGCGTTTTTGACTTCTTTCGCTGCCGGAACGGGAGCATCCCCTGGCTGGAGGACTATGTGAAAAGACTTTTCAGCTCCCTGGAGTATTCGGCTATTGAACTGGATCTGGACCAGGAACAGTTTATTTCCCTGATTCACGAACTTCAACAAAAGAACAGATTGATAAACAGTGCATTCAAGGTGATTATCACAGGGGGCTATTCCGAGAGCCTGGAATCAGTTACCGGCCGGGCAAACATCATGGTCCTGAACATCCCCTGGAACAAACCACCCGATGAGACCTTCGAGAATGGAGTACAGCTGATCCGGGAAGAATTTGTCCGCCCCAACCCCGAGCTTAAATCACTTTATTACCTCAACACCCTGAAACTTCAAAAAAAAATGAGGGAGTACAAGGCCGTGGATGTCTTGTTCCATACCGATCGGATCTCTGAAGCTTCACGTGCCAATCTCTTTTTTATAAAGAGTGGTCGTATATATACCCCCGCCAGCAACATACTCAAAGGGATCACACGAAAGCAGATACTGTCGCTGTTCCCGGAGATCCGGGTGGAAGACATTGAGGCCCGCTTCCTTTACGATTTCGATGAACTCTTTCTGACCAGTACCTCCAGGGATGTAACCCCGGTAGTATCGGTGGAAGGACAAAAAATCGGCAAAGGCACCCCGGGGCCCCTCACCCGGGAAATCCAGGCGGCATTCCGTGCAGAAGGGTGGTAG